In one Diabrotica virgifera virgifera chromosome 7, PGI_DIABVI_V3a genomic region, the following are encoded:
- the LOC126888738 gene encoding uncharacterized protein LOC126888738 produces MEFLKPYMKNRTTVGWPEVQQSEEIQSEQTEAQSEQTEAQSEQTEAQSEQTETQSEQTADITVPNDEGPNEAEEIECVQPEKKNCSQPH; encoded by the coding sequence ATGGAATTTTTGAAACCGTATATGAAAAACAGGACCACTGTAGGGTGGCCTGAAGTTCAACAATCTGAAGAAATACAATCTGAGCAGACTGAAGCACAATCTGAGCAGACTGAAGCACAATCTGAGCAGACTGAAGCACAATCTGAGCAGACTGAAACACAATCTGAGCAGACTGCTGACATTACAGTACCTAATGATGAAGGGCCAAATGAGGCTGAGGAAATTGAATGTGTTCAGCCCGAAAAGAAAAACTGCAGTCAGCCGCATTGA